The following proteins are encoded in a genomic region of Glycine max cultivar Williams 82 chromosome 18, Glycine_max_v4.0, whole genome shotgun sequence:
- the LOC100795291 gene encoding uncharacterized protein: MGGGGGDHGHGHGHGDFRNKVWSMSGGPYCRPKHWKRNTAIAMVGVVLICIPIAMKSAELEQRPHHPVRPIPSQLWCKNFGTKDYNDP, from the exons AtgggcggcggcggcggcgatCACGGCCATGGACACGGACACGGCGATTTCAGGAACAAGGTCTGGAGTATGAGCGGTGGCCCTTACTGCCGTCCCAAGCACTGGAAGCGCAACACCGCCATTGCCATGGTCGGCGTCGTTCTCATCTGCATCCCCATCGCTATGAAATCCGCTGAACTCGAg CAACGGCCACATCACCCTGTTCGCCCCATCCCTTCTCAACTCTGGTGCAAGAACTTTGGAACTAAAGACTATAATGATCCATGA